AAAGCTACGTAACTGTATGGGcaattcataatttcattactATTAATTTCACTTATTTGTTTGGGTCCTATTATCTGATGATAAtgataacatatataatatatacgtaACATAAAATAGTAGAAACACGATCAATGTGGTCTTGGTTTCATCTTGCGCATAAGTGTgagtttttaattattgtttgagatattaaattaaagagaattgattccaaaaaaaagagagtataatTTAGATAAGATTTACAAAGTTAacaatttctattaatttttatacTGCTTCTATTATGACATTTTAATTGAAGATATAGGTGTATTGAATTTGATTGACAGATTTAATTGCAATTTGtcatttttaaatatgttttatatgtaagtaaaaacagtgtattatatttaaaagaaataacattAAAATGGCATTGATTTTTCCTTAGGTGGTCCAAAATTGCAGCAAGATTGCCTGGAAGAACTGATAATGAGATCAAGAATCATTGGAACACCCATATAAAAAAGAAGCTTATTAAGATGGGGATCGATCCTGCCACACATGAGCCTTTACAAAAACCAGACACCCCTGAAAACAAGCCAAATCTTGATCCTAATCAACCAGAAAACTTGTCGAAAAGTTGTGCCCATGAATTCAGCCTTCCAACTGGGACCGACGAATGGAGATCATCTTGGGAGTCCGATGATGACCCCTCGATCAACTTGATATGGTCAGAGGCATTTCTCCATGACTTGTCGGAGAACTTCCATGGCACTGATTCTTGGTGGAAAGAATATAGTGAAATTGGGACATCTTCAAAGGAGGAGACCTGTTTTTCATGGTTGGTGGGGGATGCTGGTGACGATGATGGGAACTTGGGATTTAGTGGTTTCAGTGAAATATTAGGGATGAATTTGCCTTGACATGGGTGGCAAGTTTTAGCATGCACCAATTAGGGACTGCCCTGCCTTTGTGCACGCATGTGAACAATGAAAAGAGGCATTATGTGTTCGTTAATAGACCTCATTAAGCTTTATGTCTAgattaattatttatgattacAGGGGATCAATAAAAGTGAAAAGACTTAAGAAAGCTTTCATGTCAAATATAACTATTGTTGATGATGTAGCATCCACACCCAAATCTTTCCATTGTTCGAATATAGGTCttctataaatattattttcccctttttttttcttcttcaattcccattaaattaaaatatgaattctacaataaaaatatttatatttgaagtATATGTTCATAAAT
This window of the Gossypium hirsutum isolate 1008001.06 chromosome A09, Gossypium_hirsutum_v2.1, whole genome shotgun sequence genome carries:
- the LOC107930174 gene encoding protein ODORANT1-like encodes the protein MVGVDWCKMRGTGRQPCCDKLGVKKGPWTAEEDKKLVNFMRTHGYYCWRAVPKLAGLRRCGKSCRLRWTNYLRPDLKRGLLNHDEEQLVIDLHARLGNRWSKIAARLPGRTDNEIKNHWNTHIKKKLIKMGIDPATHEPLQKPDTPENKPNLDPNQPENLSKSCAHEFSLPTGTDEWRSSWESDDDPSINLIWSEAFLHDLSENFHGTDSWWKEYSEIGTSSKEETCFSWLVGDAGDDDGNLGFSGFSEILGMNLP